The following coding sequences lie in one Methylotuvimicrobium alcaliphilum 20Z genomic window:
- a CDS encoding substrate-binding domain-containing protein translates to MKSNESNKNLRRKQFGFLVLLFVLMSQVLSAPTPSIYPVVNSALTQNSVSRNGLSAIFRMRLRQWQDGSPITVFVLRDNNPLHQQFCKQVLNVFPHQMRRSWNKLVFSGTGQAPVTVASKEEMVDKIASTPGAIGYLSDEDITEDIKILIIK, encoded by the coding sequence TTGAAGTCAAACGAATCGAATAAAAATCTACGACGAAAGCAATTTGGATTTTTAGTGTTGCTCTTTGTTTTGATGTCGCAGGTTTTATCCGCTCCAACGCCAAGCATTTATCCTGTTGTCAACAGCGCATTAACGCAAAACTCTGTTAGCCGAAACGGGTTGAGCGCTATATTTAGAATGCGGCTTCGTCAATGGCAAGACGGGTCACCCATCACTGTTTTTGTATTGCGTGACAACAATCCTCTTCATCAGCAATTTTGCAAACAAGTGTTAAATGTGTTTCCACATCAGATGCGTCGAAGCTGGAACAAGCTGGTATTTAGCGGGACCGGCCAGGCCCCCGTTACCGTTGCCAGCAAGGAAGAAATGGTTGATAAAATCGCATCTACACCTGGCGCAATCGGATATTTAAGCGATGAAGACATCACTGAAGATATCAAAATCCTGATCATTAAATAA
- a CDS encoding porin family protein produces the protein MRHTSTLNRFFKLHSYGIVLVLCCLFTNAQAFENDWLPQNLQIHGFLSQGFIHTSDNNFFGKTDDSISSDFRELGINASYRILPELQIAMQVVWRDAGKTDDSNVRIDYGVASYNLYSSEHSLLTLRGGRVPTPLGLYNDTRDVASTRPSILLPQSIYFDVNRNLALSADGGYIYGEHRTDYGDFSLNFGVVIPRLDDPDFKNVIVGSDPGKMEGDVSWVLRTGYEWENGLVKLAVTYADFNGDYKPSSGALLQPGSWRFNPLILSAQYNTEKWSLTGEYALRRAQLRNFGAIPDTEFTGQSFYIQGTYRLTSSLEALVRYDELIWDMDDRKGLKLAQAAPGITNHSRFAQDWTFGLRYEILPALNFSAEYHRINGTGWLSNLENPQGTTQHWDMYTIMMSYDF, from the coding sequence ATGCGTCATACGTCGACTTTAAACCGTTTTTTTAAATTGCATAGCTACGGTATCGTATTAGTTTTATGCTGCTTGTTTACAAACGCCCAAGCCTTCGAAAACGACTGGTTACCTCAAAACCTTCAAATTCACGGTTTTTTATCTCAAGGATTTATTCATACTTCCGATAATAACTTTTTTGGTAAAACTGACGACTCGATATCAAGCGACTTTAGAGAGCTCGGCATCAATGCCTCTTATAGGATTTTGCCGGAATTGCAAATTGCCATGCAGGTGGTATGGCGCGATGCGGGTAAAACCGACGATAGCAACGTCCGAATCGATTACGGTGTAGCCAGCTATAATTTATATTCGTCGGAACATTCATTGTTAACACTCAGGGGTGGCAGAGTCCCTACTCCGTTAGGCTTATACAACGATACGCGGGACGTTGCCTCGACTCGCCCCAGCATCTTATTACCGCAATCGATTTATTTCGATGTCAATAGAAATTTGGCCTTATCAGCCGATGGCGGCTATATCTACGGAGAACATAGAACCGACTATGGCGATTTTTCGTTGAATTTCGGTGTAGTTATACCCCGATTGGACGATCCTGATTTCAAGAATGTTATTGTAGGCTCCGATCCTGGGAAAATGGAAGGCGATGTTTCCTGGGTATTGCGTACCGGTTATGAATGGGAAAACGGCTTAGTCAAATTGGCCGTTACCTATGCCGACTTCAATGGCGATTATAAGCCGTCCTCCGGTGCTCTTTTACAGCCTGGTTCCTGGCGATTCAATCCATTGATTTTATCCGCTCAATACAATACCGAAAAATGGTCGCTTACCGGGGAATACGCCTTACGCCGAGCTCAATTGAGGAATTTCGGGGCTATTCCGGACACTGAATTTACCGGCCAAAGTTTTTATATACAAGGCACCTATAGACTAACTTCTTCTCTAGAAGCTTTAGTGCGTTATGACGAATTAATTTGGGATATGGATGATAGAAAAGGTTTGAAACTCGCGCAAGCCGCACCCGGAATTACCAATCATTCCAGGTTTGCTCAGGATTGGACTTTTGGTTTACGTTATGAAATATTGCCGGCATTGAATTTCAGTGCCGAATACCACCGAATCAATGGAACCGGCTGGCTATCCAACTTGGAAAACCCCCAAGGAACAACGCAGCATTGGGATATGTATACCATTATGATGTCTTACGATTTCTAA
- a CDS encoding bifunctional diguanylate cyclase/phosphodiesterase, giving the protein MRTVKKNKQPSLSLVWKTILAVGFATALASGAIVLFGQFSLNQNYQQERSRVHRFYRQAFQGILEGIKNDRVDIGWLIPAFIDDKTAPQNALEVINHFIDNNWFKIEVESDIESAFLFSSDEKLIGSWGNTPYQGQFSEWLDYVITHESPFDNILCEERCVHFHATPFLHHGSFIGVFIFGIDLADTVLKMRDLTGSGISILTLPHEFTNPKKELLSIQPWQANIVALTDSERNIGLLNAFSRQYPDGIPDHPKIFKFEKRTYEIIPFPFNGNNNTVLLIIEDISRGLDEIKKATALYAINGLLSLLLSGGVLLLLLIGPTQKLKRLIVLLPLIAKKQYDLVAKLLLHSKKHSFFKDEIDVLESASHQLISTLKQLDDEVNLRTQRLSEQALELQIEKNFIDNILNSAQVIIMTVDSVGRIKSVNLYAQHLLQYTEAELLNTDFVEFIPTEEHRGMIESSITQLPDKHNNTFQYECPIYSADGAQLYISWFLSPLVLKELGIDADPEVLIVGLDLTDRRKSEKQLTWLAEHDPLTGLYNRRKFEKEFEHAINMAIRYHHSSALIFFDVDQFKYVNDSSGHQVGDELLVKVAEKLRSFTRDTDVIARFGGDEFIVMAPEISQQAAEDLVQKICTGMTSVSITDNNQQHRVSVSAGLLIFPEPNCSAQDLLATADVAMYKAKESGRGGWRLANSEDIHRSEIKTKVNWKAKIEQALNDRQFKLFYQPIMHIRDKTISHYECLLRMIGSNGEIIPPGMFIEVAEQTGLIFQLDMCVVELAFVKQVELIEQGIDIRLSINLSGETLSNVDAFSKIDKLLRSYGLDAHKFIFEVTETQAVTNLQSAHEFINNINSIGGSFALDDFGVGFSSMSYLRQLPVEYLKIDGSFVKNINSSLDDQLFVNAINSVGQGMGLKTIAEFVENDAIFEKLGALGVDYAQGYGIGKPMPFLEFHKNDDVGY; this is encoded by the coding sequence ATGCGAACTGTTAAAAAAAATAAACAGCCGTCTTTAAGTCTGGTTTGGAAAACAATACTCGCTGTCGGCTTTGCAACAGCATTAGCCTCCGGCGCGATTGTTTTGTTCGGACAGTTTTCATTGAATCAGAATTACCAGCAAGAAAGGTCTCGTGTCCATCGCTTTTATCGACAAGCTTTTCAAGGTATTTTGGAAGGCATCAAAAACGACAGGGTCGATATCGGGTGGTTGATTCCGGCATTTATCGATGACAAAACAGCCCCCCAAAACGCATTGGAGGTCATTAACCATTTTATCGATAATAATTGGTTTAAAATTGAAGTCGAATCGGATATCGAATCGGCATTTCTGTTTAGCTCGGATGAAAAGTTGATTGGTTCTTGGGGAAACACGCCATATCAAGGGCAGTTTTCAGAATGGTTGGATTATGTGATTACCCACGAATCACCGTTCGACAATATTTTGTGCGAGGAGCGCTGCGTTCATTTTCATGCTACGCCGTTTTTACATCATGGAAGTTTTATTGGCGTATTCATTTTTGGTATCGATCTTGCCGATACAGTTTTAAAGATGAGAGACTTGACCGGCTCCGGGATTAGTATCTTAACGTTACCGCATGAATTTACAAATCCAAAAAAAGAATTACTATCTATTCAGCCATGGCAAGCAAATATAGTGGCTTTAACGGATTCAGAGCGGAATATCGGATTACTTAATGCTTTTAGTCGGCAATATCCTGATGGAATACCCGATCATCCGAAAATATTTAAGTTTGAGAAAAGGACTTATGAGATCATTCCTTTTCCGTTTAACGGAAACAACAATACAGTACTTTTGATTATTGAAGACATTAGTCGGGGCTTGGACGAAATCAAAAAAGCGACTGCTCTCTATGCCATTAATGGATTGCTTAGTTTATTGTTGTCCGGTGGAGTATTGTTACTATTATTGATTGGACCGACACAAAAATTAAAAAGACTAATTGTATTATTGCCGTTGATCGCAAAAAAACAATACGACTTAGTGGCTAAATTATTACTTCATTCGAAAAAACACAGTTTCTTTAAAGATGAAATCGATGTTTTGGAATCCGCCTCGCATCAACTGATTTCAACCCTTAAGCAATTGGACGATGAAGTTAATTTACGCACCCAACGCCTTTCCGAGCAGGCTTTGGAGCTGCAAATTGAAAAGAATTTTATTGACAATATTCTTAATTCGGCTCAAGTCATTATTATGACGGTCGATAGCGTGGGGCGTATTAAATCGGTCAATCTGTATGCGCAACATTTGCTTCAATATACGGAAGCCGAGTTATTAAATACAGATTTTGTCGAATTTATTCCTACTGAAGAACATAGAGGAATGATTGAAAGTTCAATAACACAACTACCGGATAAGCATAACAATACCTTTCAATACGAATGTCCGATTTATTCCGCCGACGGTGCTCAACTCTATATCTCATGGTTTTTATCGCCATTAGTGCTCAAAGAGCTAGGTATCGATGCCGATCCTGAAGTTCTCATTGTCGGGTTGGATTTAACCGATAGACGCAAATCCGAAAAACAATTGACTTGGTTAGCCGAACACGACCCGTTGACAGGTCTATATAACCGCCGAAAATTCGAAAAAGAATTCGAGCATGCTATCAATATGGCGATTCGCTATCATCATAGTTCGGCTTTGATTTTTTTCGATGTCGATCAATTTAAATACGTTAACGATAGCAGCGGCCATCAAGTCGGTGACGAACTATTAGTTAAAGTGGCCGAAAAACTACGCAGCTTCACTCGCGATACCGATGTTATCGCTCGCTTTGGTGGCGATGAATTTATCGTAATGGCTCCTGAAATCAGTCAACAAGCAGCCGAGGATTTAGTGCAAAAAATTTGTACAGGAATGACCTCGGTATCGATAACGGACAACAATCAACAACACCGGGTCTCGGTTAGTGCAGGATTGTTAATATTTCCAGAGCCTAATTGCTCCGCTCAAGACCTTTTGGCCACTGCCGATGTTGCGATGTATAAAGCCAAAGAATCCGGCCGGGGAGGGTGGCGACTCGCAAATAGCGAGGATATTCATCGGAGCGAAATCAAGACGAAGGTCAATTGGAAAGCTAAAATTGAACAGGCACTTAACGATCGACAATTTAAGCTGTTTTACCAACCGATCATGCATATTCGTGATAAGACTATATCTCATTACGAGTGTCTGTTGAGAATGATTGGAAGCAACGGCGAAATCATTCCGCCAGGTATGTTTATCGAAGTCGCCGAACAAACGGGGTTAATTTTTCAACTCGATATGTGCGTTGTCGAACTCGCTTTCGTAAAACAGGTTGAATTGATAGAACAAGGAATCGATATTAGGCTGTCAATTAATTTATCCGGGGAGACGCTTTCAAATGTCGATGCTTTTTCAAAAATCGATAAGCTGTTGCGTTCATATGGGCTCGATGCACATAAATTTATTTTTGAAGTCACCGAAACGCAAGCCGTAACCAACCTACAGTCCGCCCATGAATTTATAAATAATATAAACAGCATAGGCGGAAGTTTTGCTTTGGACGATTTCGGTGTGGGCTTTTCATCGATGAGCTATCTAAGACAACTGCCGGTTGAATATTTAAAAATAGACGGGTCATTTGTAAAAAATATTAATTCAAGCCTAGATGACCAATTATTTGTCAACGCCATTAACAGTGTAGGACAGGGAATGGGCTTAAAAACGATTGCCGAATTCGTTGAAAATGACGCTATTTTCGAAAAACTGGGAGCACTTGGTGTCGATTATGCGCAAGGTTATGGAATAGGCAAGCCGATGCCATTTCTTGAATTTCATAAGAATGACGATGTAGGCTATTAG
- a CDS encoding PEP-CTERM/exosortase system-associated acyltransferase, whose amino-acid sequence MNSNLSLIDHYSKYFCTQKALSPDLKKQAYNLRYRVYYEDQKMISADSVYNEQEFDEWDDDAIHSLLILKKNHLPIGNVRLIIANESSDMKLPVEKHYKHPFDLSKLGLATLRSGRTGEISRMAILPSFRRRPADINYSADQIDNRGDVENKRYPINYMPMCLAFAAIELMLEQKLEYGVALMEPRLAKLLVRFGIELTQIGQTIEYFGLRAPFCIFPEQSYQNLSPEYRTLFDTIRSELTQS is encoded by the coding sequence ATGAATTCCAACTTGAGCTTGATAGATCATTATTCGAAATATTTTTGTACCCAAAAAGCTTTGTCGCCGGATTTAAAAAAGCAAGCTTATAACCTTAGGTATCGTGTGTATTATGAAGACCAAAAAATGATATCGGCCGATTCAGTTTACAATGAACAGGAGTTTGATGAATGGGACGATGATGCGATACATAGTCTTCTCATATTGAAAAAAAATCATCTTCCAATTGGAAATGTAAGGCTCATTATTGCCAATGAATCATCTGATATGAAATTACCTGTTGAGAAACATTACAAACATCCGTTCGACTTATCCAAGCTAGGGTTGGCAACACTTAGATCCGGAAGAACAGGGGAGATTTCAAGAATGGCTATTCTGCCATCATTTAGGCGAAGACCGGCCGATATCAATTACTCTGCCGATCAAATCGATAATCGAGGTGATGTGGAAAATAAAAGATATCCTATTAACTATATGCCGATGTGTTTAGCATTTGCAGCAATCGAATTGATGTTGGAGCAAAAACTCGAATATGGGGTAGCGTTAATGGAGCCTCGCTTAGCCAAATTGTTAGTCCGATTTGGGATCGAATTGACACAAATTGGTCAAACAATTGAATATTTTGGTTTACGTGCGCCATTTTGTATTTTTCCTGAACAGTCGTATCAAAATTTATCGCCGGAATATAGAACCCTTTTCGATACCATCAGATCAGAACTAACTCAATCTTAA